CCTCCTGCGTAATTATTTTACAGGAGGCGTTGCAGTTATAAGATAGCAGGTTATGCCTTTTGCAAAGCCTGTTCAATGTCGTTCTTAATGTCCTCCGGATGCTCCAGTCCGCAGGAAATACGGATCAGACCCGGTGTGATGCCCACTTTCAGCCTTTCTTCCTCAGAAAGTTTGGCGTGGGTGGTAGAGGATGGATGCGATACAATGGTACGGCTATCCCCCAGGTTCGCAGTGAGTGAGCACATTTGCAGCGCGTCCAGGAACTTGCGGCCTTTTTCCAGCCCGCCTTTGATCTCGAAACAAAGGATACCACCACCTGCTGTCATCTGCTTTTTGGCAATGGTATACTGTGGATGGCTTTCGAGCATCGGGTATTTCACCCATTCCAGTTTGTCGTTCGACTGTAAAGCGCCCGCCAGCGACAGTGCGGTGGATGAATGGCGTGCCATGCGAACATGCAGTGTTTCCAGGCTTTTGCTCAGCACCCAGGCGTTAAACGGCGACATGGCCGGACCAGTGCTGCGACAGAAAGTATGTACTTCCTTGATCAGCTCCGCGCGACCTACGATGGCGCCTCCCAGTACACGTCCCTGTCCGTCGATCCACTTGGTGGCCGAATGCGTAACGATGTCGGCACCCTGCAGAATAGGCTTCTGCAATGCCGGTGTGGCAAAACAGTTGTCCACGTTCAGGATCACGTTTTTACGTTTACACACTTCTGCAACATAAGTGAGATCAATTACATCGAGGCCCGGGTTAGATGGCGTTTCGAGGAACACCATGCGCGTATTTGGGCGGATGGCGGCTTCCAGCGATGCGGGTGAATTGATATCAAAATAAGTATACTCGATACCCCATTTCGGAAGGAACTTCGTGATAACCGTATGCGTAGATCCAAAGATAGAGCTGCACGATACCAGGTGATCTCCTGCCTTAAGGAAGGCCATAAAGCTGGCGAAGATCGCGCTCATGCCCGAGGATGTAGCAAAACCTGTTTCGGCGCCTTCAAGCGAGGCTAAACGGGCAGCAAATTCATCTACCGTCGGGTTGCTGAAGCGGCTGTAAATATTGGCGTCTGTTTCATCGGCGAAGGCGGCGCGCATATCTTCCGCATTATCGAATGTAAAGCTGGAAGTTAAGAATACCGGGCTGGAATGCTCCATGTGCTGTGTTTGCGCGGCCCGTGTTCTGATGGCATTTGTCTCCGGATGATACTGTTGGTTTTCCTGGCTCATTTTATTTTGCGGGGGAAACATTCACTTCCCAGGTGAGTTTGGTTTTTGATGTACGCAGGGTTTCGGCTACAGAACAATATTTGTTCATGGAAAGTTCCACTGCGCGTTGTGCTTTATCGGCATCTATATTGCCTTCGAGGAAGAATTTGATATGCGCGGTTTCCCACAGAGAAGGTTCTTTACCTTTCTCGCGGTCTGCATCTA
This genomic interval from Chitinophaga horti contains the following:
- a CDS encoding O-succinylhomoserine sulfhydrylase, which encodes MFPPQNKMSQENQQYHPETNAIRTRAAQTQHMEHSSPVFLTSSFTFDNAEDMRAAFADETDANIYSRFSNPTVDEFAARLASLEGAETGFATSSGMSAIFASFMAFLKAGDHLVSCSSIFGSTHTVITKFLPKWGIEYTYFDINSPASLEAAIRPNTRMVFLETPSNPGLDVIDLTYVAEVCKRKNVILNVDNCFATPALQKPILQGADIVTHSATKWIDGQGRVLGGAIVGRAELIKEVHTFCRSTGPAMSPFNAWVLSKSLETLHVRMARHSSTALSLAGALQSNDKLEWVKYPMLESHPQYTIAKKQMTAGGGILCFEIKGGLEKGRKFLDALQMCSLTANLGDSRTIVSHPSSTTHAKLSEEERLKVGITPGLIRISCGLEHPEDIKNDIEQALQKA